From Psychroflexus torquis ATCC 700755, the proteins below share one genomic window:
- a CDS encoding 3-hydroxybutyrate dehydrogenase, with product MVRTALITGSTSGIGYSIAIAFAQAGYKIMFHGLETNGLEIAKEAAVKYNVETSFSNANLMHPNEVENLVKKTFETFGAVDVLINNAGIQFVSPVDEFPLEKWNSIIAVNLTSAFIASKAVWGGMKKSGFGRIINISSVHGLRASEYKSAYVSSKHGILGLTKVLGLEGAGSNITCNAICPGYVKTPLVEGQIKDQSKAHGLSEEDVIQKVMLKKQAVKEFIPEEKISELALFLAAENSSAITGSSFTLDGGWTSQ from the coding sequence ATGGTTAGAACAGCATTGATTACAGGAAGTACTAGCGGGATAGGGTATAGTATTGCAATTGCCTTCGCTCAAGCGGGTTACAAAATTATGTTCCACGGTCTGGAAACCAATGGCTTAGAAATAGCCAAGGAAGCAGCAGTTAAATATAATGTAGAAACTAGCTTTTCCAATGCTAACCTTATGCACCCTAATGAGGTAGAAAATCTTGTGAAAAAGACATTTGAAACCTTTGGTGCTGTTGATGTACTTATCAATAATGCAGGAATTCAATTTGTTTCTCCTGTAGATGAATTTCCTTTAGAAAAATGGAACTCAATCATTGCTGTGAATCTTACCTCAGCCTTTATTGCTTCTAAGGCAGTATGGGGTGGAATGAAGAAAAGTGGATTTGGAAGAATTATAAATATTTCTTCTGTGCATGGTTTAAGGGCTTCTGAATATAAATCGGCTTATGTATCTTCAAAACACGGGATCTTAGGACTTACTAAAGTGCTAGGCTTAGAAGGTGCTGGGTCTAATATAACTTGTAATGCCATTTGTCCTGGTTATGTTAAAACTCCGCTGGTAGAAGGACAGATAAAAGATCAAAGTAAAGCCCATGGATTATCTGAAGAAGATGTAATCCAAAAAGTAATGCTTAAAAAGCAGGCGGTGAAGGAATTTATTCCTGAAGAAAAGATCTCCGAACTTGCCTTATTTTTGGCTGCAGAAAACTCATCGGCCATCACAGGTTCTTCCTTTACTCTGGATGGTGGATGGACCTCTCAATAA
- the pbpC gene encoding penicillin-binding protein 1C — MKQLSKRKWLIGVLLFVVLVWWFSLPKVLFSDPISCVVNDQDGNLLGARIADDGQWRFPSAEEVPGKFEQAIVHFEDEYFYWHTGFNPISMAKAFYSNLTSSTKRGGSTLTQQVIRLSRKNKQRSYTEKIIELVQATRLELKLSKKEILLHYSAYAPFGGNVVGLEAASWRYFGISPQQLTWGQASALAVLPNSPSIIYPGKNDKQFLNKRNALLKKLVSKEVIDEETYQLSLLESLPSTPLPLPNQAFHFVDFVCQQDQEDVMASSIQYQLQQKANQITDKHQRALQKNNIYNLSLIVVENKTRKVLAYVGNTSTPKSPFRYVDMMQAKRSTGSTLKPFLYAAALEESQILPTSLLQDVPVSFNGYRPKNFNEKFHGLVPAHQALSRSLNVPFVNVLQDYGLPLFYENLRDAGLQQINKGVDHYGLTLILGGAEVSLWELTQAFVNFKDVYSTYVTSSSQYSTGEIQNLTINASGSSTKQELDYKPSNWHASSVYFTLKAMMELERPEDFNFGAILGNDQQIAWKTGTSYGFKDAWSIGMNKEYTVGVWVGNADTEGRPNLTGIKAAAPIMFDVFKELPKSQDWLLPPYDDVKQVNLCPFSGMPKSKACDESELLWIPSHSKALQQCTYHTEISVDETERYEVKNNCYPLSKMKKKSFVELSPIEKHFTQTMGFKTPPPLHPNCGEVTDEQELMEFIFPRKNERILLPKSFEGTNEEVVLQLAHSKNTEVHWYIDERYLTTTTELHETSIHLPPGRYQISVVDEKGHFLKQDVLVEKTL; from the coding sequence GCAAGCCATTGTTCATTTTGAAGATGAATATTTCTACTGGCATACTGGCTTCAATCCTATTTCCATGGCTAAAGCATTTTATTCCAACTTAACGAGTTCAACCAAAAGAGGTGGAAGTACGTTGACACAACAAGTGATTCGCCTTTCCAGAAAAAATAAGCAACGAAGCTATACCGAGAAAATTATCGAATTGGTACAAGCCACTCGATTAGAATTAAAGTTGAGCAAAAAAGAAATCCTACTACACTACTCTGCTTACGCCCCTTTCGGCGGAAATGTGGTAGGACTAGAAGCAGCGAGCTGGCGGTATTTTGGGATTTCACCACAGCAATTAACGTGGGGACAAGCCTCTGCTTTGGCCGTTTTACCTAACTCACCAAGTATCATTTATCCAGGGAAAAACGATAAGCAATTCCTAAATAAACGCAACGCTCTTTTAAAAAAACTAGTTTCAAAAGAAGTTATCGATGAAGAAACCTATCAGCTTTCACTTTTAGAAAGCTTGCCTAGTACGCCTCTACCCTTGCCAAATCAAGCTTTTCATTTTGTTGATTTTGTATGTCAACAAGACCAAGAGGACGTGATGGCAAGCAGTATTCAATATCAACTTCAGCAAAAAGCCAATCAAATTACCGACAAACATCAGCGAGCACTTCAAAAGAATAACATTTATAATCTATCCTTAATTGTGGTAGAAAATAAAACCAGAAAAGTCTTGGCTTATGTAGGAAATACAAGTACTCCAAAAAGTCCTTTTCGCTATGTGGATATGATGCAAGCCAAACGAAGTACGGGAAGCACCTTAAAGCCCTTTTTATATGCGGCGGCATTAGAGGAAAGTCAGATTTTACCAACCTCCCTATTACAAGATGTTCCTGTGAGTTTTAATGGATACCGCCCTAAAAATTTCAATGAAAAATTCCATGGATTGGTTCCTGCACATCAAGCACTAAGCCGCTCCTTGAATGTTCCTTTTGTAAATGTATTGCAGGACTATGGTCTACCTCTTTTTTATGAAAATTTACGAGATGCCGGATTACAACAAATTAATAAAGGAGTCGATCACTACGGATTAACCTTGATTTTAGGAGGGGCAGAGGTCAGTTTATGGGAATTGACGCAAGCCTTTGTCAATTTCAAAGACGTGTATTCCACCTATGTAACGTCTTCCAGTCAATACTCCACTGGTGAAATTCAAAATCTGACTATTAACGCCTCTGGTTCAAGCACAAAACAGGAGTTAGATTATAAACCTTCCAATTGGCATGCCTCATCAGTCTATTTTACCTTAAAGGCGATGATGGAACTGGAGCGCCCAGAAGATTTCAATTTTGGAGCTATTTTAGGAAATGACCAGCAAATCGCCTGGAAAACGGGAACAAGTTATGGCTTTAAAGATGCCTGGTCCATCGGGATGAATAAAGAGTATACCGTTGGCGTTTGGGTAGGCAATGCCGATACCGAAGGAAGACCAAATCTTACGGGCATAAAAGCCGCCGCACCAATTATGTTTGACGTCTTTAAAGAACTTCCCAAAAGCCAAGATTGGCTACTTCCTCCTTATGACGATGTAAAACAAGTAAACCTATGCCCTTTTAGCGGAATGCCGAAAAGTAAGGCATGTGATGAAAGTGAACTCTTATGGATTCCCTCCCACTCAAAAGCCTTGCAGCAGTGCACCTATCACACAGAAATAAGTGTAGACGAAACGGAACGTTATGAAGTCAAAAATAATTGCTATCCCCTTTCAAAAATGAAAAAGAAATCCTTTGTTGAACTCTCCCCAATTGAAAAGCATTTCACACAGACTATGGGTTTTAAAACACCTCCTCCACTCCACCCCAATTGTGGTGAAGTTACCGATGAACAGGAGTTGATGGAATTTATATTTCCAAGAAAAAATGAACGGATTCTACTCCCCAAAAGTTTTGAGGGAACCAATGAGGAAGTTGTCCTCCAGTTGGCACATTCCAAAAACACAGAAGTCCATTGGTATATCGATGAACGTTACCTCACCACGACCACAGAGCTACATGAAACCAGTATTCATCTCCCACCAGGTCGCTACCAAATAAGTGTTGTTGACGAAAAGGGTCACTTTCTAAAGCAAGACGTTTTGGTTGAGAAGACACTGTAA
- a CDS encoding alpha/beta fold hydrolase: MIRNLKLSNSIQLEFLDKGEGEIILLLHGLGSTKADWDFQVDILSKKFRVIAPDLRGHGNSSKPETRDEYGIPQCAEDIVLLLQKLKIVKCSIVGFSMGGAVAFEMVVKHPELISKLIIVNTAPDFNDLGEMGKDMIKKRTKTLRNFGIEPLAEEIAVGMFPEDSQIQLRNTFYERTKKNSVEAYFNSFITLMEWGIGSKIKEISVPTLVIASELDYTPVSLKEAYAKKMKNSKVEVISQSRHGVTMDQPEEFNKIILNFLNNG, from the coding sequence ATGATCCGAAATTTAAAACTTAGCAACAGTATACAGCTTGAATTCCTAGATAAAGGTGAAGGAGAAATAATTCTTCTCCTTCATGGTCTAGGCTCCACGAAAGCTGATTGGGATTTTCAAGTAGATATTCTCTCTAAAAAATTTCGGGTAATTGCCCCCGATCTTCGAGGGCACGGAAATTCATCTAAACCAGAGACTAGAGATGAATACGGCATTCCTCAGTGTGCGGAAGACATTGTCCTTTTGCTTCAGAAATTAAAAATAGTTAAGTGTTCAATAGTGGGCTTTTCTATGGGAGGTGCCGTCGCTTTTGAAATGGTAGTGAAACATCCCGAATTAATCTCTAAACTCATTATAGTAAATACAGCACCAGATTTTAATGATTTAGGTGAAATGGGTAAAGACATGATAAAAAAGCGAACCAAGACCCTTCGAAATTTTGGGATAGAACCTTTGGCCGAGGAAATAGCGGTCGGTATGTTTCCAGAAGATAGCCAAATACAACTTAGAAATACCTTTTATGAAAGGACAAAAAAAAATAGTGTTGAGGCCTACTTCAACTCATTTATTACTTTGATGGAATGGGGAATAGGAAGTAAAATTAAGGAGATAAGCGTTCCAACATTGGTCATAGCTTCAGAACTGGATTATACTCCCGTATCATTGAAAGAGGCTTACGCTAAAAAAATGAAAAATTCTAAAGTGGAAGTGATAAGCCAATCAAGACACGGGGTAACCATGGATCAACCTGAAGAATTTAATAAGATAATTTTAAACTTTTTAAACAATGGTTAG
- a CDS encoding alpha/beta fold hydrolase: MIKRIFCSCMILCWLSAVSQNQISDILNYDEEVKKISIANEKIAFTDEGSGEKTLVFIHGLSSNLKSWYKNVSALKADYRCIALDLPGYGKSTKNSTTYSLKDYAGFLNSFIEIMNLTNVVLLGHSMGGQVAVITVLDAPENFINLVLVASAGIETFSEKEAMVMKASYTTAIVEESTPEQIRNNFEMNFYQFPEDAEFMVRERIAMRDTDDMNIYSEVVVNNIHAMLDEPIIDRLSSIEIPVLMIYGKNDLLIPNKYFHPSQDIRSLVKDAKERISTLKVRLIDEAGHFVNFEKPDEVNEEIKQFLKQ, translated from the coding sequence ATGATAAAAAGAATATTTTGTAGTTGCATGATATTGTGTTGGCTAAGTGCTGTAAGTCAAAACCAAATAAGTGATATTTTAAACTATGATGAAGAAGTGAAAAAGATTTCAATAGCAAACGAAAAGATCGCATTCACAGATGAAGGTTCTGGGGAAAAAACACTTGTGTTTATTCACGGGCTTTCTAGTAATTTGAAGTCCTGGTATAAGAATGTTTCCGCACTTAAGGCCGATTATAGATGCATAGCTCTAGATCTCCCAGGCTACGGGAAATCCACAAAAAACAGTACAACTTATTCCCTGAAAGATTACGCTGGTTTTCTCAATAGTTTTATTGAAATAATGAATCTTACTAACGTCGTTTTATTAGGACATTCTATGGGAGGTCAAGTCGCAGTTATCACTGTGTTAGATGCACCAGAGAATTTTATAAATCTTGTGTTAGTGGCATCTGCTGGAATAGAAACATTCTCAGAAAAGGAGGCTATGGTGATGAAAGCTTCCTATACTACTGCAATTGTGGAAGAATCCACACCAGAACAGATCAGAAATAATTTTGAAATGAACTTCTATCAATTTCCTGAAGATGCGGAATTTATGGTTAGAGAAAGAATCGCGATGAGAGATACTGATGATATGAATATCTATTCTGAAGTGGTGGTTAATAATATTCATGCCATGTTGGATGAACCAATAATCGATAGACTTTCCAGTATTGAAATACCCGTCTTAATGATCTACGGGAAAAATGATCTTTTAATACCCAATAAATATTTTCATCCATCCCAAGATATTCGCTCTTTGGTAAAAGATGCTAAAGAAAGGATTTCAACCCTTAAAGTCAGACTTATTGACGAGGCAGGACATTTTGTTAATTTTGAAAAACCTGATGAAGTTAATGAAGAGATTAAGCAATTCTTAAAACAATAG
- a CDS encoding AMP-binding protein → MNYLDWIEKWSFYTPYKKAVFCLDTKRSYSYIELHENSLKIGSYLLNRFQLKKGDRLAVIAEHSPEYLMLFIATQRLGIILVPLNYRYTSHEILYCLTDVSPSLIIAEDVKFERQVSNIKEQVQTQFISFKSFFEKAKTVSLDYLEYNFKIETEQPIFIFSLLEQQENQKE, encoded by the coding sequence ATGAACTACCTAGACTGGATAGAGAAATGGTCATTTTATACGCCTTACAAAAAGGCGGTTTTTTGCCTAGATACTAAAAGATCCTATTCCTATATCGAGCTTCATGAGAATTCCCTGAAGATTGGCAGTTACCTCCTCAATAGATTTCAGCTCAAAAAAGGAGACCGATTAGCAGTTATAGCTGAACATTCTCCCGAATATCTGATGCTTTTTATCGCTACACAGCGTTTGGGTATCATTCTGGTTCCACTTAATTACAGATATACATCTCATGAAATACTTTATTGTTTAACAGATGTGAGTCCGTCACTCATTATTGCTGAGGATGTAAAATTTGAAAGACAAGTTTCTAACATTAAAGAACAAGTGCAAACGCAGTTTATTTCTTTTAAAAGCTTTTTTGAAAAAGCAAAGACTGTAAGCTTAGATTATCTCGAGTATAATTTTAAAATAGAAACTGAGCAACCGATATTTATTTTTTCACTTCTGGAACAACAGGAAAACCAAAAGGAGTGA
- a CDS encoding AMP-binding protein: MMFWNSLNTAVQLEITSMDHTINVLPPYHTSGWNVLLLPMLHRGARVDFMRKFKPEKILIYIQEEPISLFLSLPTMLRMMVKSNAFKGFKAKKLNYFIVGGENLSNKLIDIWAEKGILLSQGYGLTEAGPSITSLHRHEALWKKGSIGKPNFYVDMKIVNHENEEVVENEAGELCIRGNIVTPGYWNNSPYTLQKIKNKWLHTGDIVRMDEDGFMYMLGRKNQIYISGGENIHPSEIENVLYQLEGIMEAAVVGVEDEKWGETGVAFVVLQNQKLQEKDINSHLRNHLASYKVPQKIIIMENLPKSGLGKINKYELKVAFKKMNNDKKNIL; the protein is encoded by the coding sequence ATGATGTTTTGGAATAGCCTCAATACAGCTGTTCAGCTTGAAATAACTTCCATGGATCACACAATTAATGTACTTCCTCCCTACCATACTTCAGGGTGGAACGTGCTATTGCTTCCAATGCTTCACCGCGGGGCGCGAGTAGACTTCATGAGAAAGTTTAAGCCAGAAAAAATTTTAATCTACATTCAAGAGGAGCCGATAAGTTTATTTCTTTCTTTACCAACGATGTTGCGCATGATGGTAAAATCCAATGCATTTAAGGGATTCAAGGCAAAAAAATTAAATTATTTTATCGTAGGTGGGGAGAATCTTTCTAACAAATTGATCGATATCTGGGCAGAAAAGGGGATCCTTTTAAGCCAAGGCTATGGTCTTACCGAAGCAGGGCCTTCTATTACTTCTCTTCACCGGCATGAAGCGCTATGGAAAAAAGGCTCTATAGGAAAACCTAATTTTTACGTGGATATGAAAATCGTTAATCACGAAAATGAAGAGGTAGTTGAAAATGAAGCTGGGGAACTTTGTATAAGAGGGAATATTGTTACACCTGGTTATTGGAATAATTCACCCTACACTTTACAAAAAATTAAAAATAAATGGTTGCACACCGGCGATATTGTGAGGATGGATGAGGATGGATTTATGTATATGCTAGGTAGAAAAAACCAGATATATATATCTGGTGGTGAAAACATTCATCCCTCAGAAATAGAAAATGTACTTTATCAGCTTGAAGGAATTATGGAGGCAGCAGTAGTTGGAGTAGAAGATGAAAAGTGGGGTGAAACGGGAGTTGCCTTTGTAGTGCTTCAAAATCAAAAACTTCAGGAAAAGGATATAAATTCTCATCTGAGAAATCATTTGGCTTCGTACAAAGTTCCACAGAAAATTATAATTATGGAGAATTTACCCAAATCAGGACTAGGTAAAATTAACAAATATGAATTGAAAGTCGCATTTAAAAAAATGAATAATGATAAAAAGAATATTTTGTAG
- a CDS encoding TonB-dependent receptor, producing MKIHFSMLLCVIMSIASFAQKTSVSGTVSEVSTEMPLKGTSVVLRGTNVGAVTDVNGKYILKNLNPGTFMLDVFYIGYKTISREIIITEGSSLVENFSLAESSSMMDEVVISANRRLQKVTRAPATVNIISSEDIERYAGNPAELAARQKGVDYVRTGVLGIGLNIRGFNSAFNSKNLQVEDGRISSLIATGLPFGSFSTIIRDDVERNEIILGPNAALYGPNAHNGLISTITKDPRSSEGTTIALAGGNQKQFNVRARHAQVVSDKFAYKVWGERQQGEEFDYVDSVYVGTTAYPELELDRDFSVTRYGASTYYSLTDRSDLIASYGHSNNNSIGVTNAGRNQIKDWSIDYAQLKFVSPRLFANVYHHWSNTDDTYAMNQRTQNYVSFINNGFSDEEARARSFTEAFLPIPGAPGGGITLPRGAVFKDASRRLNAEAQHNNQIGNLLYVAGAQFQQDRADSQGTYLLDQDGAIIIDQTGLYGQLEYNVEGLDLDILLVGRYDNHELYGGNFIPKAALVKNFDFGSFRLTYGKGIAAPSILNLSGNLFGGLVLGNGEGFTLQDGTEIQALSVETIRSLETGYKGKLFGDKLFIDVNAYYNVSEDFLSPLLNVAQTDNPVVRRGGTPIADVTPGANGAFVLTYLNFGKVDTYGADLGLNYYLNDSNKLAFNYSYFNYSLDENDSANDSNRDGIVTQTDLPINTPRHKANLGYYYTGNKFFGSIFSRWVEGYDFFSGINVAAKTQDLDGDGINEIVENERVGRTFNYGPLGGFVNFDINLGYNINENLTLGATITNIFDSEVREFVASPSIGRLFLLELKYQFGQNKSNKM from the coding sequence ATGAAGATTCATTTTTCAATGTTGCTTTGCGTTATTATGAGTATTGCTTCATTTGCTCAAAAAACCAGTGTGAGTGGTACTGTTTCAGAAGTTAGTACTGAAATGCCTCTGAAAGGGACTAGTGTAGTACTAAGGGGGACTAATGTAGGTGCCGTTACTGATGTTAATGGTAAGTATATTCTTAAAAATCTTAACCCTGGTACTTTCATGTTAGACGTTTTTTATATTGGTTATAAAACTATTTCCCGTGAAATCATAATTACAGAAGGGTCTAGCCTTGTAGAGAATTTCAGCCTTGCTGAGTCATCATCTATGATGGATGAGGTTGTTATATCTGCAAACAGAAGACTACAGAAAGTAACGAGGGCTCCAGCCACTGTTAATATCATAAGCTCGGAAGATATCGAGAGATATGCTGGTAATCCAGCTGAATTAGCGGCGAGACAAAAAGGGGTTGACTATGTAAGAACAGGAGTTCTAGGCATTGGCCTAAATATTCGTGGCTTTAATTCTGCATTCAATAGTAAGAATCTTCAGGTGGAAGATGGGAGAATTTCCTCTCTTATAGCAACAGGGCTACCTTTTGGAAGTTTTTCAACAATTATAAGAGATGATGTCGAACGAAATGAAATTATTTTAGGTCCCAATGCAGCATTATATGGTCCTAATGCTCATAATGGATTAATAAGTACAATTACTAAGGATCCTAGATCATCTGAAGGAACGACTATCGCACTTGCAGGTGGAAATCAAAAACAATTCAACGTGCGTGCACGCCATGCTCAGGTTGTTAGTGATAAATTTGCCTATAAAGTTTGGGGAGAGAGGCAGCAGGGGGAGGAATTTGATTATGTGGATTCCGTTTATGTAGGGACAACGGCATACCCTGAACTGGAATTAGACCGAGATTTCTCCGTAACAAGATATGGAGCTTCTACTTATTATTCATTAACTGATAGATCAGATCTCATTGCTTCCTACGGTCACAGCAACAACAATAGCATTGGTGTAACCAATGCAGGAAGAAACCAGATTAAAGACTGGAGCATAGACTACGCCCAGCTTAAATTTGTTTCGCCTCGTCTTTTTGCAAATGTTTATCATCATTGGAGTAATACTGACGACACTTATGCTATGAACCAGAGAACTCAGAATTATGTATCTTTTATAAATAATGGTTTTTCGGATGAAGAGGCTCGAGCCCGTTCTTTTACTGAGGCCTTTCTTCCAATTCCTGGTGCTCCCGGGGGGGGAATAACTTTGCCAAGGGGAGCAGTATTTAAAGATGCTTCACGAAGATTAAATGCAGAGGCACAGCATAATAATCAGATTGGCAACCTCCTTTACGTCGCTGGTGCTCAGTTCCAACAAGATAGAGCAGATTCGCAAGGAACTTATCTGTTGGATCAGGATGGAGCTATAATTATAGACCAAACTGGCCTTTACGGTCAACTTGAATACAATGTTGAGGGTCTTGACCTTGATATTCTTTTAGTAGGAAGATATGATAATCACGAACTTTATGGTGGTAACTTTATTCCTAAAGCAGCTCTGGTTAAAAACTTTGATTTTGGAAGTTTTAGACTTACTTATGGAAAAGGGATTGCAGCTCCATCTATATTAAACTTAAGCGGTAATCTTTTTGGGGGTTTAGTTCTTGGTAATGGAGAAGGATTTACTTTACAAGACGGTACAGAAATTCAAGCTTTAAGTGTAGAGACTATACGATCCTTAGAAACTGGATATAAAGGAAAACTTTTTGGAGATAAGCTCTTTATAGATGTAAATGCTTATTACAATGTTTCAGAAGATTTTCTAAGCCCATTATTAAATGTAGCCCAGACAGATAACCCTGTAGTTAGAAGGGGAGGGACTCCAATTGCTGATGTTACCCCTGGAGCAAATGGGGCATTTGTCCTTACTTATCTCAATTTTGGAAAAGTGGATACTTATGGTGCAGATCTTGGTCTTAACTATTATTTGAACGACAGTAATAAGCTGGCTTTTAATTATTCTTATTTTAATTATTCTCTCGATGAGAATGATTCTGCCAACGATTCTAATAGAGATGGCATAGTGACCCAAACAGATTTACCAATTAACACCCCAAGACACAAAGCAAATCTTGGCTACTATTACACTGGAAATAAATTTTTTGGCTCCATTTTCAGTAGATGGGTTGAGGGATATGATTTCTTCTCAGGAATTAATGTAGCAGCGAAAACTCAAGATCTCGACGGAGATGGAATTAATGAAATCGTTGAAAATGAACGAGTAGGAAGAACTTTTAACTACGGTCCTTTAGGAGGATTTGTAAATTTTGATATAAATCTAGGCTATAATATAAATGAAAATTTAACCCTTGGGGCTACTATAACCAACATCTTCGATTCTGAAGTTAGAGAATTTGTGGCATCACCGTCTATCGGAAGATTGTTTCTCTTAGAATTGAAATATCAATTTGGTCAAAATAAAAGCAACAAAATGTAA
- a CDS encoding sodium/pantothenate symporter — MFATDTWSTYVTILLVIYAMVIIFFVVRGMIRTKNINDFAIGSKGFPAWAVGLSLAASMTSAATFIINPGFIALYGFSGIISFGIVMPIAIFASLIFFTKAFQKYGSTVKAVTMAQWIGKRYDSKAMTIFFAILSLLLITFIVLICVGLTQIISKSLNIEPFWVLLGLVVFVFGYMMFGGANSMVYTNSIQAILMFIVAIMLLYSGADYFTEGFDGFVSTLRNIDPNLVKPTNEDSFLFRDYFEIIFCQIVIGIAIVCQPHIITKTLFLKSEKSVNQYLVIAIICMILFFLVVVVGLYSRVLFPDLTFNGEPLQMDELVSAYVVKTFTAGAGVIIVAGLISAGLSTLENLIQSLSTTISTDLITPLFPAVKTISGVALNKIVIVVLAIASFLLSYDQIKNPNVSVAIFAQNGVYAYFAAAFVPVLFGIYFKKVKKNAVFIASISAVALHFIIYYGRITKYMQEPVNNPGVSAAIAIIVSLLIANFLYLISKKKA, encoded by the coding sequence ATGTTTGCAACCGATACTTGGTCAACTTATGTGACTATACTTCTTGTTATATATGCAATGGTTATTATTTTCTTCGTCGTCAGAGGGATGATAAGAACAAAAAACATTAATGATTTTGCGATTGGGAGCAAGGGCTTTCCTGCATGGGCTGTAGGTTTGTCACTGGCGGCTTCAATGACAAGCGCTGCTACGTTTATCATTAACCCCGGGTTCATAGCTCTCTACGGCTTTTCTGGAATTATCTCTTTCGGTATCGTAATGCCAATTGCTATTTTTGCTTCGCTCATCTTTTTTACAAAAGCCTTTCAAAAATATGGGTCTACTGTTAAGGCAGTGACGATGGCACAGTGGATTGGGAAGCGGTATGACAGTAAAGCTATGACCATATTTTTTGCGATTCTGTCTCTCTTATTAATCACTTTTATTGTACTCATCTGTGTTGGTCTCACTCAGATTATTTCCAAATCACTTAATATAGAGCCTTTTTGGGTGCTTTTGGGATTGGTAGTTTTTGTATTTGGATATATGATGTTCGGTGGAGCTAATTCTATGGTATATACCAATTCGATACAAGCGATTCTTATGTTTATAGTCGCTATTATGCTCCTTTACTCAGGTGCAGATTATTTCACCGAAGGCTTTGATGGATTTGTATCTACACTTAGAAATATTGATCCAAACCTTGTTAAACCCACCAACGAAGATAGTTTTCTGTTCAGAGATTATTTTGAGATCATTTTTTGCCAAATCGTGATTGGAATCGCAATAGTTTGTCAGCCTCATATTATCACAAAAACCCTTTTCCTGAAAAGTGAAAAGTCAGTAAACCAATATCTGGTCATCGCTATCATATGTATGATTCTATTTTTTCTTGTGGTAGTAGTTGGATTGTATTCTAGAGTCCTATTTCCGGATCTTACATTTAATGGTGAACCGCTTCAAATGGATGAGCTGGTTTCTGCTTATGTGGTAAAGACCTTTACTGCTGGTGCTGGTGTAATTATAGTAGCAGGATTAATTTCTGCAGGATTATCAACATTAGAAAATTTAATTCAGTCACTTTCTACCACTATAAGTACAGATCTTATCACACCACTTTTTCCCGCAGTAAAGACTATAAGCGGCGTCGCCTTAAATAAAATTGTAATAGTAGTTTTAGCAATAGCCAGCTTTCTTTTGAGCTATGACCAGATAAAGAATCCAAACGTTAGCGTGGCTATTTTCGCTCAAAATGGAGTCTATGCTTATTTTGCTGCGGCGTTTGTCCCTGTGCTTTTTGGGATATATTTTAAAAAGGTGAAAAAAAATGCCGTCTTTATTGCTAGTATTTCTGCTGTGGCGCTTCATTTTATAATTTATTACGGGAGAATTACAAAGTATATGCAAGAACCTGTAAATAATCCAGGAGTATCTGCTGCTATCGCAATTATAGTCTCTCTCCTGATTGCTAATTTTCTATATTTGATAAGTAAAAAGAAAGCATGA